The Bacteroidota bacterium DNA window TGGATGGTCCGGGCTTTTTTGTGTTGCGCAAGGACAAGGAGATCGTGCTCACGCGCGCGGGCAACTTCCAGTTCAACAACCGCGGTGAACTCGTAAACGTCAACGGGTTCAACGTGCAGGGTTGGACCTTCCAGCCCAGGCTGGACGCCTCTGGCAACATACAGCGCGACGCCGACGGGCGCATTATCTACGATCTGAACCGCAAGCTCACGGATATACGGCTCACAGATTACGGGGTCTCCGAGCCCAAGGAGACGCAGCTGGTCAGGATAACGGGCAACCTAAACGCCTCCTTGCCGCCGTATTCGCCCACGCAGCCGGAGGCCCACACCATCTCTACGGTGATCTATGACGCTCAAGGGGTGGCCCGTACGATGATCGTGGAGTTCCGCCGCACAGGCGCCAGCCAGTGGGACGCTCTGATCCGGGTGCAGGATAACGCAGGCGGTTTCCTCAATATTGGACAACCCACAGGGGCCGTGCCCGCTGACACGGATACCGATGCAGACACCGTGACGGTGCCTTTGCAATTCGACGCTCAAGGTCGGCTGATTCCGTTTGGCAGTGGGGATAGCCGCGTGGAGGTGGAGTTCGATCCGGATGGCCCCGGACCCCTTGGGAATCAGGTCATCCAGCTCGATTTAGGTAGTCTGGTTCAGTATGAGGGGGCCTCTACGGCCCGGGTGGAATCCCAAGACGGCTTTCCCAAAGGGGATTTCGTGACGTTTCGGATCGACTCTCACGGTATCCTGGAGGTGCTCTACAGCAACGGACAGAGAAGGCCGATCGCACAGCTGGCCGTAGGGGATGTGCCCAATCAGCAGGGGCTGGAGCATATCGGGGACGGGATCTTCCGGGCCAATGCCACCTCAGGACCCATCGTCTTTTATAGAGCCAGCGAGGATACGGCCACAACCATGGTAAGTGGAGCTCTGGAGATGAGTAATGTGGATTTGGCGAGCGAATTTACGGACATGATCGTTACGCAGCGGGGTTTTCAGGCCAGCGCCCGCATCATCACGACCTCCGATGAGATGCTCCAGGAGACCGTGCAGCTTAAACGCTAGTCCCCCTGCAAACGCTTTGCATGGCCCGGCCGATCTGGCCGGGCCTTTTTTGTGTCCCGCTCGTATTTTAGAACGTATGGATGCGCATTCTATGCTAGATGTTCCCAATCGCCTGCGGGCCGCTCGCTGGTCGCTTGCGGTGGGCGTTGTGCTGCTGGGGCTCAAGTTTTCAGCCTATCTGCTTACGGGATCGGCTGCGGTCTTGTCCGATGCCCTGGAATCGATCATCAACGTCGTGGCGGCCTTGCTGGCTTTGGTGGCCGTGCACTTGGCCGCCCGACCTCCGGACGCAACCCATCCTTACGGACATGGAAAGATCGAGTTCTTCTCCGCCGGTTTTGAGGGCTCCCTGATCATGCTCGCTGGCGGGGCGATTGGCTACAAGGCCGTCGAGGCTCTGCTTGCGGGGATACCGCCGCAGCGCCTGGAGGCCGGTACCGCTCTTGTAGCCGGAGCCGGACTCGTGAACGCCGCCTTAGGAGGGTATCTTATTCATACAGGGCGTCGGACGCGCTCAGCTACGCTGCGCGCCAGCGGCCATCATGTGCTGAGCGACGCCTACACGAGCGCCGGGGTCGTAATGGGGCTTCTGCTCGTGCGCTGGACCGGCCTGTGGTGGCTAGATCCCGCGGTGGCGATCGCCGTTGGCCTGCACATCCTGCGGGCCGGCTACAAACTGGTGCGTGAGGCCGTAGCGGGGCTCATGGATGAGGCCGATCCCTCCATACTGGAGCGCGTGGCTCAGATTCTGGAGCAAGGTCGGCAGCCGGGGTGGATCGCCCCCCATCGGCTGCGCCTCTGGCGGAGCGGAGCGACGCTGCATGTGGATTTTCACCTCATTCTGCCCTACTACTGGACCCTGCAACAGAGCCATGAGGCCGAGCACGCGATCCATGAGCTGTTCCGGGCTCGGTGCCCGGAGCCGACAGACGTGATCGTGCACACTGAGCCCTGCTGGCCAGCCTGTTGCGCCCTGTGCGCTATCGATTCCTGTCCTGTTCGGCAGGCTCCCTTGAAGCGCCTTTTGCCCTGGAATGGGGACTTGTTGCGCGCCCCTTTAAAGGCCCAATTGGGCGCCGTAGAGGCCCAGACCGAGCTGGAGTACGAGGCCTGAAGTCGCCCCCTTGCGCGCCTCTTCGCTGCGCATATACTTTTGTCCCCGAATCGTATGGGAGCGTCATCCTCCATAGCAATTAGGCGACGACGAGCCTGGAGTGGCATCCAGCTGCGGGGCTCGCAAGCGATCGCAATGCAGAGGTGGCGCGCCGGAACCCGAAGAGCGCAAAGCAACGGATCGCAAGCGGCCCGAGCGCCGCTTTTTTTGTATCCGTAGGCCAGACGCTGATGCGGTCTGGCTTCTAGAAACAGAACGGTATGTGCGCACGGGGGGAATGATGCCGAAAAAGCGCATGCCCGCCAAGCTGGCCTTAGCCGACGGCGTGGTCGTATCGGGATGGGCCATCGGCCGTGTAGGGGAGACGGCCGGGGAACTCTGCTTTAACACGAGCATGACGGGCTATCAGGAGATTTTCACCGATCCTTCGTATTTCGGCCAGCTTATGCTCATGACCTATCCGCACATCGGCAACTACGGGGTCACCGAGGACCACTCTGAAGCCTCCAAGCCGATGGTGCAGGGGGTGATCGTGCGCGCCTTTTCCGCGACCCACAGCAACCTGCACGCGGACACCTCACTGGGAGAGTGGCTGGAGCGGCACGGTATCGTGGGCATCACGGGGGTGGATACGCGCATGCTCGTGCGGCACCTGCGCGAGAAGGGCTCCATGAACGCCGTTATCTCCGCAGTGGACCTGGACAACGAAAGCCTCATACACAAGGCCCGAAGCTGGCCCTCCATGAAGGGTCTGGAGCTGGCCACGCGCGTAAGCACCCCGGAGCCCTACGATCTGCCCGCCGATGGGCCGTTTCGGGTCGCTGTCTATGACTATGGCGTCAAGCGCAGCATCCTGGAGCAGCTGCGCGCGCGCGGCTGCTCGCTGCGCGTCTTTCCCGCCCAAACGCCCCCTGAGGTGGTGCTGGCCTGGAATCCGGATGGCGTTTTCTTCTCCAACGGCCCGGGTGATCCGAACGCCATGCCGTACGCCATCGAGACGGTGCGCCTCTTCCTTCAGGAAACCGACCTGCCCCTTTTTGGGATCTGCCTGGGTCATCAGCTCATGGCCCTGGCTTCGGGCTTTACCGTATACAAAATGCATACGGGACATCGAGGGGCCAATCACCCCGTCAAGAACCTGCGCACCGGACGGGTGGAGATCACCACGCAAAACCATGGCTTTGCCGTGGCCTGGGAATCCGTTGATCCCGCGATCGCACAGGTGAGCCACCTCAATCTGAACGACCGCACCGTGGAGGGGTTGGATTTCGTGGGCCGCAACGCCTTTTGCGTGCAATACCATCCCGAGGCCTGTCCGGGTCCGCACGATAGCCGATATCTCTTCGATGAGTTCCGCGCCCGTCTGGAGGCGTACGTACAGCAGAAGGTGATCGCCTAGCCATGCCCAAACGCGACGACATCCAAAAGGTGCTCATCATCGGATCCGGGCCGATCATCATCGGCCAGGCCTGTGAGTTCGACTACTCCGGCACCCAGGCCTGTCGGGCGCTGCGCGCCGAGGGGATCGAGGTGGTGCTCATCAACTCCAACCCGGCCACCATCATGACCGACCCCATGATGGCCGATCGCGTCTACCTGCGTCCTCTTACGGCGGAGAACGTGCGTGAGGTGGCCCTTCTGGAACGCCCCGATGCGGTGTTGCCCACTATGGGCGGGCAGACGGCCCTGAACCTGGCCGTGGAACTGGAAAACGAGGGCTTCTGGCGCGAACAGGGCATCGAGATCATCGGGGCCGACATCAACGCCATCCGCATCACGGAGGATCGACAAGCCTTTCGCGACCTCATGCTGCGGATCGGCATCGACATCCCCCGCAGCCGGCTGGCTCGTAGCCTATTGGAGGCCAAGGAGATCGCCGAGGAGATCGGCTTTCCGCTCGTGATCCGCCCCTCTTTCACTCTGGGCGGCACGGGGGCCGGGATCGTTTGGACGCGCGAGGAATTCGAGCGTAAGGTGCTTCGGGGCCTCCAGATGAGCCCGGTCCACGAGGTGCTCATCGAGGAGTGCATCTACGGCTGGAAGGAATTCGAGCTAGAGCTTTTGCGGGATCGCAACGACAACGTCATCATCGTCTGCCCGATCGAAAACGTCGACCCCATGGGCATCCATACGGGCGATTCCGTTACGGTGGCCCCGGCGCAGACGCTTACGGACCGGATGTACCAGCGGATGCGCGATATGGCCATCCGCATGATGCGGGCCATCGGGAACTTCGCCGGCGGCTGCAATGTGCAGTTCGCCGTCGATCCCAAGACCGAGCGCATGGTGGCGATCGAAATCAACCCGCGCGTGAGCCGTTCTTCGGCCCTGGCCTCCAAGGCTACAGGTTACCCGATAGCCAAGGTCGCCGCCCGGCTCGCCATCGGCTACACCTTAGATGAGCTGCCCAATGACGTAACGGGTACCACAAGCGCCTGCTTTGAGCCGGCTATCGACTACGTGGTGGTCAAAATCCCACGCTGGAACTTCGACAAATTCCCGGGGGCCGACGAGGAGCTCGGCATGCAGATGAAGGCCGTAGGCGAGGTCATGGCCATCGGCCGAACCTTCGCAGAAGCTCTGCAGAAGGCCTGGCAGTCGCTTGAAGTGGGCCGCGCTGGGCTCGGCATGGACGGCCGCGACGTGTTGGATCCGAAGCTCTTGCGTCAGCGCCTGCGCCGCCCTTACTGGGATCGGCTTCTGCAGATCCGCAACGCCTTCGCCTTGGGCGCCTCCGTAGAGGAGGTGTGGGATATCACGCGTATTGATCCGTGGTTTTTGCACCAGATCCGCTACTTGGTGGAACTGGAACGCGAAGCCCGGCGCCACAGCTTGCGCACACTGCCGCGCGATTTGCTCCTGGAGCTCAAGCAGGCGGGCTTCTCCGACGCCCAGATCGCCTATCTGTTGCAGGACAGGCCGAGCGAAGAGGCGGTGCGGCAGCTACGCCTGTCCATGGGCCTTCGCCCCGTCTTCAAGCTCGTCGATACCTGCGCGGCCGAATTCCCCGCCGAGACCCCGTATTACTACTCGACCTATGAGCGCGAAGACGCCTGGGGCAACCCCCCCGAAAACGAGTCCATCCGCACCGAGCGCCCCAAGGTCGTCATCCTGGGCAGCGGCCCCAACCGGATCGGCCAGGGCATCGAGTTCGACTATTCCTGCGTGCACGGCGTTTTGGCCGCGCGCGATGAGGGTTATGAGGCCATCATGATCAACTGCAACCCCGAGACGGTCTCCACGGACTTCGACGTGGCCGATAAGCTCTACTTTGAGCCCCTCTATTGGGAGCGCGTCTGGGATATCCTGGAGCACGAACGGCCCATCGGGGTGATCGTGCAGCTTGGGGGGCAGACGGCCTTGAAGCTGGCTCAAAAGCTGCACGAACACGGCATCCCGATTCTGGGCACGCGTTTCGAATCGCTCGATCTGGCCGAGGACCGGGGTAAGTTCTCTGCGCTGCTTAAAGAGCTTGGTATCCCGTATCCTCCTTATGGGGTGGCCCATTCAGTGGCCGAGGCCATTGAGGTGGCGCATCAGATCGGCTATCCTGTTCTAGTCCGGCCCAGTTACGTGTTGGGCGGACAGGGGATGCGCATCGCGGTCAACGATGAAGAGCTGGCGGCCTACGTGCAGCGCATCTACGAGATGCTGCCCGATAACGTCCTGCTTATCGATCGCTTTCTGGAAAACGGCATCGAGGTCGATGTAGACGCGCTCTTCGACGGCGAAGAGCTCTACATCGGCGGCATCATGCAGCACATCGAGCCGGCCGGGGTGCATTCCGGCGACTCCACGGCCGTGCTGCCCCCGTTTTCCCTCTCCGAGGAGGTTCAGGCCGTAATCCGCGACTACACGGAGCGCATCGCGCGACGGCTTGCGGTCGTGGGGGCGATCAACGTGCAGTTCGTCGTGCAGGGGCAGACCGTCTACGTGATCGAGGCCAATCCGCGCGCCAGCCGGACGGTGCCGTTTGTGGCCAAGGCCACGGGCGTGCCTCTGGCGGACATCGCCACGCGGCTGATGCTGGGGCGTAAGCTCCGGGAGTTCCGGCATCTGCTGGTGCCTCGTTTGGATGGGTATGCGATCAAGGAGCCCGTCTTCTCCTTCGAGAAGTTCCCCGAAGTGGAGCGCGAGCTCGGTCCGGAGATGAAATCCACAGGCGAGGCGATCGTCTTCGTGCGCGACCTAAAAGACGAACACTTCCAGCGGCCTTATAAAATACGCTCTCTGTATTTGAGCCGCTGAGTCAAAAAGCCACGCTAAGGCCCAGCGTGGGCAAGATCGGAAACATCGTCGTGGCCTCCCGCACCAGACGCGGGGGATCTGCGGGTCGGCTGGGGTCTAGCTCCACCCGATAGCGGTAGGCAAGCACGTTTTTGCGGTTGTAGAGGTTGATCACGTCCAGGTAAAGCTCCCAGCGGCTTGGACCCCATGCGGCGCGATAGACCGCGCGCACATCTAGCCGATGGTAGGCGGGCAGACGGGCGCTGTTGTATTGGGATTCCAAACCGAAAACAGGCCGGTACCGCACAAGCCCCGTGCGCGCGTTCGTGGCCAGACGCACCTGAGGAGGTTGGCTTGGATCGGCCGCGTTGAGCTCGCTCACCACTAGGGGTTCATATCCGATGGCCGGCGTGTAGGGGAAGCCCGAGCCGTAACGCCAGGTGAGGCCCAGTTCCCAGGATCGGTTCAGACGATACTGCAGCACGACGTTGGCTACGTGCCGACGGTCGTAGTTAAAGGGGATCGCGTAGCCGTCCCGTTCTCGGTAGGCGCGCGCGTAGGCGTAACTTAGCCAGCCGTTAAGCCGGTCTTGGGAGCCGGCCCGGCGTTTCTCCAGAAGCAGCTCCACTCCGTAGGCGCGACCGCGACCGGCGTTTACCGGGATGGCTTCGAGCACCTCTTCATAGTTCTGTACGAGCCTATATGCAGCTGGGTCGTTGGGGCGGTCCTGCGTATCGGGCAGGCGCACCGCGCGCCAGACGGGTCGGATGGTTTTGCTTTGCACCAGCAGATCCCGCAGGGCTTTGTAGTATCCCTCCAGGCGCAGCACCCAACGGGCATCTAGCCAGCGCTCTAGACTCAATACGTAGTGGGCGGCTGTTTCCGCCTGCAGCCGCCTTAGCGCCTGGGGGTTGGAGAGGTCGAATACCACGCTCTGATCGATGATCTTCTCTAGACCCGGCGATTGCCGAAACAGACCCCAGGCCAGGCGCAGCGTGCTCTGGGCGTCTAGCTGATAGGAGGCGTTCAGGCGGGGCGAAAGGTAAGCGCGTCCGAGCAGGCCGTAGTAATCCAGCCTCAGCCCGGGTTGCAGGTACAGGCGCTCCCCGAGTTGTACGCGGTCTTGCACGAACGCATGCCAGCGGCCGTAGGTTGTGCGCTGCTCGATGCGTTCCGGAAACGCGCCTGGTCCGCGCGGCAGGCGCTGTACGGCTTGGAAAAGGGCGCGCGAGAACTCATTTAAAAACCGCAGCTCATACGTAAGCCCGTTTTGCAGCCAATCCGTGCCGAATCCTGCCTCCAGAAAATGCCGCCCCCAGCTGCGAAAAAGCCGGGCTGACAGGCTCCACTTGGTAAAACCGAAGGACTGGTCGTATTCGAAGTTAAAGGTGTTCACCGTGTCGCGCACGACCACTTGAAGGTCGCGGGAGGCGTCTCGGGGTGTGAACTCGCCTCCGAAGTTGCTGCGCCCCCCGTTGCGATACCAAGAGCTAATCCAGCGCATCCCCCAACGGCCCGAGGGCGAGTAGGTCCAGCTTAGGCTCAGCACGTCGTTGCGCGTGAGATCCTGAGCCTCCAGGCGCCGAACCGCGCTGCTGCGGGCTGAGGTGTCCCGGTTGACCGTGTACAGGTCAAACGCATCCCAGCTGAAAATGCCCAGCAGCGACAGCGTATGTCCGGGCCGCGGGCGCAGCACGAGCTTGCTCTGCAGGTCCGTGAAGTTCGGAAAGGCCACATCGCCCTGAAGCAGGCCGGCGGCTTTCACGATGGGTCCGACGATGAGGTCGTAGTATGTGCGCCGGGTGGTGAGCAGCCACGAACCGTCCCAGGGCAGTCGGCCCTCGACGACGAGGTTAGCGTTGGCGATGTTGATGTTGAGGTTGCCGGAAAGGGCCGCTGTGCGCACGCCCTCCCGTTGGGTTACCGCAAGCACGCTAGAAAGCCGGTCCCCGTATCGGGCCGGGAACCCACCCGTTAGCAGCGTGATGTCCTCGACTACGGCCGGATTGAACATGGAGATCGTGCCATAGAGCCGATAGGGATTGAAGACTTCCACCTCATCGATGAGGATAAGGTTTTGATCTGGCCCCCCGCCCCGAACCGTGAGCTGGGCGCTAAAATCGGCCGTGGCGATCACGCCGGGTATTACCTGCAGAGCCCGCAGCACGTCCTCCAGGCCTCCGGCGAGCGCCTTGGCCGCGCGCGGCTCCAGGGAGACGACGCCGGACTCGGTCTGGCGGGCGTCGCGTACGATCTCGGCTGTCACCTCTACGGGGGAGATCTCCAGGCTACGCTCCCGGAGGGCGAAGGTGATCTGTACCGTCCCTCCCGGCGGCAGCGTGACGGTCTGCTCAGCCGGCTCATAACCCAGCATGCGCGCTTGTAGTCTATAAGTGCCGGGCCGAAGGCCGGGGAGCCGAAACCGGCCCTGGGCGTCGGTTGCGGTGCCCACGGAGGTGCCCAAAACGAGCACGGAGGCCCCGGCAAGCCCCTCTTGTGTGGAAAAGTCCACCACGCGCCCCTGTACAGTGGCCGGTTGCGCCGAGGCCGAAAAGGGAAGTAAACAGCCTAGTAGCCCTGCGCGCAGAAGGCAGCTTCTCATTCTGGGGGGTCTCCTGTTGGCTTCCAACGGCTAAAACCCCGTTCCCCCCATGTGGGGTTTCCCGACGGTTGCGCAGCAGGCTGAAAACGGCCATATTAGGAAAGTGCCACCGGGGGGCGTCCAGATGCGGCTAACGGCTGGTGACATTCGCAAGCAGCGTTTTGCGCGTCGTGTGCGCGGATACGATCCCGGCGAGGTTGAGGCGTTTCTAGGGGCTCTAGCGACCTACTGGGAGCAGCGGGAGGAGGAGCTGGAGAACCTGCGCCGCCAGGTCCGCGAGCTTCAGGAGCGCCTGGAGCATTATCAGAAGGTTGAAGAGGCCCTGCAGCAGACCCTGGCCACCTCACGCGAGATGGCCCGCGAGGCCTTAAGCAACGCCGAGCGCCGCGCTCAGGTTTTGCTGGAGCAAGCGGAGCTCAAGGCGCGTCAGCTCTTGTTGCGCGTCCACGAAGAGCGGACGCGCCTGCAGACGCAGCTAGCCCGCTTGATCGCGCAGCGGCAGG harbors:
- a CDS encoding flagellar hook protein FlgE, with translation MIRSLYSGVSGMRSHQTRMDVVGSNIANVNTIGFKSSRVTFAQLLGQSLLGSGRGAVGGSINPAQIGLGVAVASIDRRFTQGSFESTNIASDVALDGPGFFVLRKDKEIVLTRAGNFQFNNRGELVNVNGFNVQGWTFQPRLDASGNIQRDADGRIIYDLNRKLTDIRLTDYGVSEPKETQLVRITGNLNASLPPYSPTQPEAHTISTVIYDAQGVARTMIVEFRRTGASQWDALIRVQDNAGGFLNIGQPTGAVPADTDTDADTVTVPLQFDAQGRLIPFGSGDSRVEVEFDPDGPGPLGNQVIQLDLGSLVQYEGASTARVESQDGFPKGDFVTFRIDSHGILEVLYSNGQRRPIAQLAVGDVPNQQGLEHIGDGIFRANATSGPIVFYRASEDTATTMVSGALEMSNVDLASEFTDMIVTQRGFQASARIITTSDEMLQETVQLKR
- a CDS encoding TonB-dependent receptor; this translates as MRSCLLRAGLLGCLLPFSASAQPATVQGRVVDFSTQEGLAGASVLVLGTSVGTATDAQGRFRLPGLRPGTYRLQARMLGYEPAEQTVTLPPGGTVQITFALRERSLEISPVEVTAEIVRDARQTESGVVSLEPRAAKALAGGLEDVLRALQVIPGVIATADFSAQLTVRGGGPDQNLILIDEVEVFNPYRLYGTISMFNPAVVEDITLLTGGFPARYGDRLSSVLAVTQREGVRTAALSGNLNINIANANLVVEGRLPWDGSWLLTTRRTYYDLIVGPIVKAAGLLQGDVAFPNFTDLQSKLVLRPRPGHTLSLLGIFSWDAFDLYTVNRDTSARSSAVRRLEAQDLTRNDVLSLSWTYSPSGRWGMRWISSWYRNGGRSNFGGEFTPRDASRDLQVVVRDTVNTFNFEYDQSFGFTKWSLSARLFRSWGRHFLEAGFGTDWLQNGLTYELRFLNEFSRALFQAVQRLPRGPGAFPERIEQRTTYGRWHAFVQDRVQLGERLYLQPGLRLDYYGLLGRAYLSPRLNASYQLDAQSTLRLAWGLFRQSPGLEKIIDQSVVFDLSNPQALRRLQAETAAHYVLSLERWLDARWVLRLEGYYKALRDLLVQSKTIRPVWRAVRLPDTQDRPNDPAAYRLVQNYEEVLEAIPVNAGRGRAYGVELLLEKRRAGSQDRLNGWLSYAYARAYRERDGYAIPFNYDRRHVANVVLQYRLNRSWELGLTWRYGSGFPYTPAIGYEPLVVSELNAADPSQPPQVRLATNARTGLVRYRPVFGLESQYNSARLPAYHRLDVRAVYRAAWGPSRWELYLDVINLYNRKNVLAYRYRVELDPSRPADPPRLVREATTMFPILPTLGLSVAF
- a CDS encoding DivIVA domain-containing protein, coding for MRLTAGDIRKQRFARRVRGYDPGEVEAFLGALATYWEQREEELENLRRQVRELQERLEHYQKVEEALQQTLATSREMAREALSNAERRAQVLLEQAELKARQLLLRVHEERTRLQTQLARLIAQRQEILARIRSLLESELRLLERFEAEASGDVPELERASQQEMKTELAAMASAPAFPEPSAEPSPSDAPAALQKLEPRSAVASEEEIRQIRRILDQLE
- the carB gene encoding carbamoyl-phosphate synthase large subunit — protein: MPKRDDIQKVLIIGSGPIIIGQACEFDYSGTQACRALRAEGIEVVLINSNPATIMTDPMMADRVYLRPLTAENVREVALLERPDAVLPTMGGQTALNLAVELENEGFWREQGIEIIGADINAIRITEDRQAFRDLMLRIGIDIPRSRLARSLLEAKEIAEEIGFPLVIRPSFTLGGTGAGIVWTREEFERKVLRGLQMSPVHEVLIEECIYGWKEFELELLRDRNDNVIIVCPIENVDPMGIHTGDSVTVAPAQTLTDRMYQRMRDMAIRMMRAIGNFAGGCNVQFAVDPKTERMVAIEINPRVSRSSALASKATGYPIAKVAARLAIGYTLDELPNDVTGTTSACFEPAIDYVVVKIPRWNFDKFPGADEELGMQMKAVGEVMAIGRTFAEALQKAWQSLEVGRAGLGMDGRDVLDPKLLRQRLRRPYWDRLLQIRNAFALGASVEEVWDITRIDPWFLHQIRYLVELEREARRHSLRTLPRDLLLELKQAGFSDAQIAYLLQDRPSEEAVRQLRLSMGLRPVFKLVDTCAAEFPAETPYYYSTYEREDAWGNPPENESIRTERPKVVILGSGPNRIGQGIEFDYSCVHGVLAARDEGYEAIMINCNPETVSTDFDVADKLYFEPLYWERVWDILEHERPIGVIVQLGGQTALKLAQKLHEHGIPILGTRFESLDLAEDRGKFSALLKELGIPYPPYGVAHSVAEAIEVAHQIGYPVLVRPSYVLGGQGMRIAVNDEELAAYVQRIYEMLPDNVLLIDRFLENGIEVDVDALFDGEELYIGGIMQHIEPAGVHSGDSTAVLPPFSLSEEVQAVIRDYTERIARRLAVVGAINVQFVVQGQTVYVIEANPRASRTVPFVAKATGVPLADIATRLMLGRKLREFRHLLVPRLDGYAIKEPVFSFEKFPEVERELGPEMKSTGEAIVFVRDLKDEHFQRPYKIRSLYLSR
- the carA gene encoding glutamine-hydrolyzing carbamoyl-phosphate synthase small subunit, with the translated sequence MPAKLALADGVVVSGWAIGRVGETAGELCFNTSMTGYQEIFTDPSYFGQLMLMTYPHIGNYGVTEDHSEASKPMVQGVIVRAFSATHSNLHADTSLGEWLERHGIVGITGVDTRMLVRHLREKGSMNAVISAVDLDNESLIHKARSWPSMKGLELATRVSTPEPYDLPADGPFRVAVYDYGVKRSILEQLRARGCSLRVFPAQTPPEVVLAWNPDGVFFSNGPGDPNAMPYAIETVRLFLQETDLPLFGICLGHQLMALASGFTVYKMHTGHRGANHPVKNLRTGRVEITTQNHGFAVAWESVDPAIAQVSHLNLNDRTVEGLDFVGRNAFCVQYHPEACPGPHDSRYLFDEFRARLEAYVQQKVIA
- a CDS encoding cation diffusion facilitator family transporter, with the protein product MLDVPNRLRAARWSLAVGVVLLGLKFSAYLLTGSAAVLSDALESIINVVAALLALVAVHLAARPPDATHPYGHGKIEFFSAGFEGSLIMLAGGAIGYKAVEALLAGIPPQRLEAGTALVAGAGLVNAALGGYLIHTGRRTRSATLRASGHHVLSDAYTSAGVVMGLLLVRWTGLWWLDPAVAIAVGLHILRAGYKLVREAVAGLMDEADPSILERVAQILEQGRQPGWIAPHRLRLWRSGATLHVDFHLILPYYWTLQQSHEAEHAIHELFRARCPEPTDVIVHTEPCWPACCALCAIDSCPVRQAPLKRLLPWNGDLLRAPLKAQLGAVEAQTELEYEA